The following coding sequences lie in one Capsicum annuum cultivar UCD-10X-F1 chromosome 5, UCD10Xv1.1, whole genome shotgun sequence genomic window:
- the LOC107871284 gene encoding glycine-rich RNA-binding protein 4, mitochondrial: protein MAYYNKLGGLLRQGISTGNAVSANSPTPAMLDAIRCMSSKLFVGGLSWGTNDQSLKDAFASFGEVVDAKVITDRDTGRSRGFGFVNFSDEECAKEAMNAMDGQQLEGRNIRVSIAQERAPRSGGFGGPGRFGGGYGGQANEGY, encoded by the exons ATGGCTTACTACAACAAACTCGGTGGTCTGTTGAGGCAGGGCATTTCCACAGGAAATGCAGTAAGTGCAAATTCGCCAACTCCAGCAATGCTCGATGCCATCCGGTGCATGTCGTCAAAGCTTTTTGTTGGTG GTCTTTCATGGGGAACAAATGACCAGTCGCTAAAAGATGCCTTTGCTAGCTTCGGTGAGGTTGTTGATG CAAAAGTAATCACTGACCGAGATACTGGCAGATCAAGGGGATTTGGGTTTGTGAACTTCTCGGATGAAGAATGTGCGAAAGAGGCCATGAACGCAATGGACGGTCAG CAACTCGAGGGAAGGAATATCCGTGTTAGTATAGCCCAAGAGCGAGCTCCTCGAAGTGGTGGTTTTGGTGGTCCTGGCAGATTTGGTGGTGGCTACGGTGGTCAAGCTAACGAGGGCTACTAA